A genomic window from Daphnia carinata strain CSIRO-1 chromosome 9, CSIRO_AGI_Dcar_HiC_V3, whole genome shotgun sequence includes:
- the LOC130688337 gene encoding complexin-like, protein MAAFVAKQMLGSKMNAVKGLGGNDSEDGDTKDKDEEAERERLEAIKEAEERRKEKHRKMEEEREKMRQDIRDKYNIKKKEEAPEAETQKEPDNPLMRKKKTPEELAKEAEEADQDELTKLKNTLETQVNEWKTQIESKCVVQ, encoded by the exons ATGGCGGCTTTTGTGGCTAAACAGATGCTTGGAAGCAAAATGAACGCTGTTAAAg GTTTGGGAGGAAATGACAGCGAAGACGGCGACACCAAAGACAAAGATGAGGAGGCCGAGCGCGAGCGTTTGGAAGCCATCAAGGAGGCCGAGGAGCGACGCAAGGAGAAACACCGCAAAATGGAAGAGGAGCGCGAAAAGATGCGACAAGACATCCGCGACAAG TACAacatcaagaaaaaggaagaagctcCTGAAGCCGAGACTCAAAAGGAACCCGACAATCCTTTGAtgcggaagaaaaaaacgccAGAAGAGTTGGCCAAAGAAGCCGAAGAAGCCGACCAGGATGAATTGACAA AGCTGAAAAACACCCTGGAGACCCAGGTGAACGAGTGGAAGACGCAGATTGAGAGCAAGTGCGTCGTTCAGTAG
- the LOC130688836 gene encoding T-complex protein 1 subunit eta-like encodes MQPQIILLKEGTEASQGRSQIISNINACQAIVDCVRTTLGPRGMDKLMVEAQGKATISNDGATIMKLLDVVHPAAKTLVDIAKSQDAEVGDGTTSVVLLAGEFLKQMKPFIEEGVHSQIIIRSVRKATQLAVQFINEIAVKPKKDDEVELRQLLEKCAATAMGSKLINQQKDFFSKMVVDAVMMLDELLPLNMIGIKKVPGGALEDTLLVAGVAFKKTFSYAGFEMQPKQYTDPKIALLNIELELKAERDNAEVRLESVEEYQKVVDAEWTILYDKLEKLHLSGAKAVLSKLPIGDVATQYFADRDMFCAGRVPEEDLKRTMKACGGSILTTVADLSDSVLGTCEHFEERQIGGDRFNIFTGCPQAKTCTIIIRGGAEQFMEETERSLHDAIMIVRRAKKNDAVVAGGGAIEMELSKHLRDISRTIAGKEQMLISAIARALEVIPRQLCDNAGFDSTNILNKLRQKHAQGNRWMGVDILNEDVADNMEKCVWEPSLVKINALSAASEATCLILSVDETIKNPKSGEGPAPQGRPGARRPF; translated from the exons ATG CAACCACAAATCATCCTGTTGAAAGAGGGGACTGAGGCTTCTCAAGGAAGGTCCCAAATCATTTCAAACATCAATGCTTGCCAG GCAATCGTTGATTGTGTTCGAACAACTCTTGGCCCCAGAGGAATGGACAAATTGATGGTTGAAGCCCAAGGGAAAGCCACAATTTCCAATGATGGAGCAACAATAATGAAATTGCTTGATGTTGTTCATCCGGCTGCCAAAACCTTGGTAGACATTGCAAAGTCACAGGATGCGGAGGTAGGAGATGGAACCACAAGTGTTGTCCTCTTGGCTGGCGAATTTCTCAAGCAAATGAAACCATTCATTGAGGAAGGTGTTCACTCTCAAATCATCATCCGCAGTGTCCGTAAAGCTACACAGCTGGCTGTTCAGTTTATCAATGAAATTGCTGTCAAG CCCAAGAAAGATGATGAGGTAGAACTGAGACAATTGCTTGAGAAATGTGCTGCCACTGCTATGGGATCAAAGCTAATCAATCAACAAAAAGATTTCTTCTCAAAAATGGTTGTAGATGCTGTCATGATGCTTGATGAACTTCTGCCGCTCAACATGATTGGCATTAAGAAAGTTCCAGGTGGTGCATTGGAg GATACTCTGCTCGTAGCTGGTGTTGCTTTCAAGAAGACCTTCTCTTATGCTGGATTTGAAATGCAGCCTAAACAGTACACTGATCCCAAAATTGCTCTGCTCAACATTGAGCTCGAACTGAAGGCTGAGCGCGATAACGCCGAAGTTCGTCTCGAGAGCGTCgag GAATATCAAAAAGTGGTGGACGCCGAGTGGACTATTTTGTACGACAAATTGGAGAAACTGCATTTGAGCGGAGCTAAAGCCGTTCTGTCCAAACTTCCGATTGGCGATGTTGCTACACAGTATTTCGCCGATCGTGACATGTTCTGCGCCGGCCGAGTCCCCGAAGAAGATCTCAAACGTACCATGAAAGCTTGCGGTGGTTCCATCTTAACCACAGTAGCTGATCTTAGCGACTCCGTCCTCGGTACCTGTGAACATTTCGAAGAGAGGCAAATCGGTGGTGACAG ATTCAACATTTTCACCGGCTGTCCTCAAGCTAAGACTTGTACTATTATTATTCGTGGAGGAGCAGAACAGTTTATGGAAGAAACTGAACGATCTCTACACGATGCCATCATGATCGTACGTCGTGCCAAGAAGAACGATGCCGTCGTTGCAG GTGGTGGGGCAATTGAAATGGAACTGTCAAAACATCTTCGCGATATTTCACGTACGATAGCCGGGAAAGAGCAGATGCTAATCAGCGCAATTGCTCGAGCCCTTGAAGTCATTCCGCGACAGCTGTGTGACAACGCTGGATTTGATTCCACCAATATTTTGAACAAGCTTAGACAAAAACACGCTCAAG GTAATCGCTGGATGGGTGTCGACATTCTTAACGAAGATGTTGCCGACAACATGGAAAAGTGTGTTTGGGAACCTTCTTTGGTGAAAATTAATGCTTTGAGTGCTGCTTCCGAAGCTACGTGCCTCATTCTTTCGGTGGACGAGACCATTAAGAACCCTAA ATCTGGAGAAGGCCCGGCTCCCCAAGGCCGTCCTGGAGCAAGACGTCCATTCTAG